In Saccharothrix violaceirubra, the following are encoded in one genomic region:
- a CDS encoding ABC transporter permease yields MGDIGRYLGDAANRAALLDMLLEHVYLSLVPLVVAVLLAIVLGLVCHRYRRVNGVVVALSNVVYTVPSLALFAIIPAVIGTQVLDPLNVIVALTIYTTALLVRPVVDALDAVPGHITAAATAMGFRPTRRFLTVELPLAVPVLAAGVRVGSVSNISLVSVGALIGTGGLGVLFTDGFRQRYLAPILIGIVLTLLLALVVDLLLVGVRRALTPWTRAGRP; encoded by the coding sequence GTGGGTGACATCGGCCGCTACCTGGGCGACGCGGCCAACCGCGCCGCCCTGCTCGACATGCTGCTCGAACATGTCTACCTGTCGCTGGTGCCGCTCGTGGTCGCCGTGCTGCTGGCGATCGTGCTGGGCCTGGTGTGCCACCGGTACCGCCGGGTGAACGGCGTGGTCGTCGCACTGTCCAATGTGGTCTACACGGTCCCGTCGCTGGCGCTGTTCGCGATCATCCCGGCGGTGATCGGCACGCAGGTACTCGACCCGCTCAACGTGATCGTCGCGCTCACGATCTACACCACCGCGCTGCTCGTGCGCCCGGTCGTCGACGCGCTCGACGCCGTGCCCGGCCACATCACGGCCGCCGCGACCGCCATGGGCTTCCGGCCGACGCGCCGGTTCCTCACGGTCGAGCTGCCGCTGGCCGTCCCGGTGCTCGCCGCCGGGGTCCGGGTCGGATCGGTGAGCAACATCAGCCTGGTCAGCGTCGGCGCGCTGATCGGCACCGGCGGGCTCGGCGTGCTGTTCACCGACGGGTTCCGGCAGCGCTACCTGGCGCCCATCCTGATCGGCATCGTGCTGACCCTGCTGTTGGCGCTGGTGGTCGACCTGCTGCTGGTCGGGGTGCGCCGGGCGCTCACCCCCTGGACGAGGGCGGGTCGCCCGTGA
- a CDS encoding SLC13 family permease — protein MDFLRFGLLVAGVVCVATGLLPVDEAGASLSRIAPLLLFLTAVIVLAELAREARVFDVVAVRLAVLGRGFTWALFLLCVAFAATTTVVLNLDTTAVLLTPVFLALSVRIGISALPLAMTTLWLANTASLLLPVSNLTNLLAAERVAADPFAFAGRMWLPQVVAVAVTTVVLWVCHWRRESVRYTVPAPVVLVGRERALFRWNAGACVLFVVAIPVLRSEVEWAALGAASVAVGAFLVHDRRRLGFGLFPWRLLVFVSGLFLVVPTVSRYGLSDALAVIGSGDPLRTAAVSAGLANLINNLPAYAAVEAVVPAADLPAVLIGTNVGAVVTPWASLATLLCLEFCRAHGVRVRVWRLVGEGLVLASVAVTACALVL, from the coding sequence GTGGACTTCCTCCGCTTCGGCCTCCTGGTCGCCGGTGTGGTGTGCGTGGCGACGGGTCTGCTGCCGGTCGACGAGGCCGGGGCGAGCCTGTCGCGCATCGCGCCGTTGCTGCTGTTCCTGACGGCCGTGATCGTGCTGGCGGAACTGGCCCGCGAGGCGCGGGTGTTCGACGTGGTGGCCGTCCGGCTGGCCGTGCTCGGCCGGGGGTTCACGTGGGCGTTGTTCCTGCTCTGCGTGGCGTTCGCGGCCACCACGACCGTCGTGCTGAATCTGGACACCACGGCGGTGCTGCTGACGCCGGTGTTCCTGGCGTTGTCCGTGCGGATCGGGATCTCCGCGCTGCCCTTGGCGATGACGACGCTGTGGTTGGCGAACACCGCGAGCCTGCTGCTGCCGGTGTCGAACCTGACCAACCTGCTGGCGGCCGAACGGGTCGCCGCCGACCCGTTCGCGTTCGCCGGGCGGATGTGGCTGCCGCAGGTGGTCGCGGTGGCGGTCACGACTGTGGTGCTGTGGGTGTGCCACTGGCGTCGGGAGTCCGTCCGGTACACGGTGCCGGCGCCCGTGGTCCTCGTCGGGCGTGAGCGGGCGTTGTTCCGGTGGAACGCGGGTGCGTGCGTGCTCTTCGTGGTCGCGATCCCGGTGTTGCGCTCGGAGGTCGAGTGGGCGGCGCTCGGCGCGGCCTCGGTCGCGGTCGGGGCGTTCCTCGTCCACGACCGGCGACGGCTGGGCTTCGGGTTGTTCCCGTGGCGGCTGTTGGTCTTCGTGAGCGGGTTGTTCCTGGTCGTGCCGACGGTGAGCCGGTACGGGTTGTCGGACGCCCTGGCCGTGATCGGCTCCGGGGACCCGCTGCGGACCGCCGCCGTGTCGGCCGGGCTGGCGAACCTGATCAACAACCTGCCCGCGTACGCGGCGGTCGAGGCCGTGGTGCCGGCGGCCGACCTGCCGGCCGTGCTGATCGGCACGAACGTGGGCGCGGTGGTCACGCCCTGGGCCTCGTTGGCGACGCTGCTGTGCCTGGAGTTCTGCCGTGCCCACGGCGTGCGGGTGCGCGTGTGGCGACTCGTGGGCGAGGGGTTGGTGCTCGCTTCGGTCGCGGTGACAGCGTGCGCACTGGTGCTTTAG
- a CDS encoding bis-aminopropyl spermidine synthase family protein — MATEQVRALIASRGAHARPVRRVLALLAADWHTLADLVRIPAVPRRTVQEVLAAVSEDLDTKGDRFRLVPGADYAEFLGFADPADPLDAAVARHTETLRTILADIADVPAPLSALDHVQATAETALKRALWLDSAYDLDGRHVLCLGDHDLTSLALCAVNPRVEVTVVDVDDRLLSYVEARAAERSWPVRTLHADFRFGLPPAVLETADLVFSDPPYTPEGMGLFAGRAVECLAADGRVLLAYGFSDRTPALGLKVQQELIRQGLVFEAILPAFHRFDGAQAIGSAADLYVCRPTSRRAVAPAKSAIYTHGPQSVESTGPSAEALTALVDLAPRPASSPPPKPRPAGWADPVGKGAASLAVDLSGDPGPWLLRTLLACSPGRMAALVPNNHPDVASAAGQQALRDLVDTRFSLRYLRSTPDGKTCVVVADQVPANSLDPGGLTVREVLMRAHGKLGNVWREALTTAAGLTRREAKDRIGDHDDLDLRLIDLPRHRITALLPVVRRSAAGEG, encoded by the coding sequence GTGGCAACCGAACAAGTGCGCGCCCTGATCGCCTCCCGGGGCGCCCACGCCCGCCCGGTGCGCCGGGTCCTGGCCCTGCTGGCGGCCGACTGGCACACGTTGGCCGACCTGGTGCGGATTCCCGCCGTGCCACGGCGAACCGTGCAGGAAGTGCTCGCGGCCGTGTCCGAGGACCTGGACACGAAAGGCGACCGGTTCCGCCTCGTGCCAGGCGCCGACTACGCGGAGTTCCTGGGTTTCGCCGACCCCGCCGACCCGCTGGACGCGGCGGTCGCACGTCACACCGAGACGTTGCGCACGATCCTGGCCGACATCGCCGACGTGCCCGCGCCGCTGAGCGCGCTGGACCACGTGCAGGCGACCGCCGAGACCGCGTTGAAACGCGCGCTGTGGCTGGACTCCGCGTACGACCTGGACGGTCGGCACGTGCTGTGCCTGGGCGACCACGATCTGACGTCGTTGGCGCTGTGCGCGGTGAACCCGCGCGTCGAGGTGACCGTGGTCGACGTGGACGACCGGCTGCTGTCCTACGTCGAGGCGCGCGCGGCGGAACGCTCGTGGCCGGTGCGCACGCTGCACGCCGATTTCCGCTTCGGGTTGCCGCCGGCCGTGCTGGAGACGGCCGACCTGGTGTTCAGCGACCCGCCGTACACGCCCGAGGGCATGGGCCTGTTCGCCGGGCGGGCCGTGGAGTGCCTGGCGGCCGACGGCCGGGTGCTGCTCGCGTACGGGTTCAGCGACCGGACTCCGGCCCTGGGCCTGAAGGTCCAGCAGGAGCTGATCCGGCAGGGCCTGGTGTTCGAGGCGATCCTGCCCGCGTTCCACCGGTTCGACGGCGCGCAGGCCATCGGCAGCGCGGCGGACCTGTACGTGTGCCGGCCGACCTCGCGCCGGGCGGTGGCACCGGCGAAGTCGGCGATCTACACGCACGGCCCGCAGTCGGTCGAGTCCACCGGCCCGTCCGCCGAGGCGTTGACCGCCCTGGTCGACCTGGCGCCCCGCCCGGCGTCGTCACCGCCGCCCAAGCCCCGCCCGGCGGGCTGGGCCGACCCGGTGGGCAAGGGCGCGGCGTCCCTGGCCGTGGACCTGTCCGGCGATCCGGGTCCATGGCTGTTGCGCACGCTGCTCGCGTGCTCGCCGGGCCGGATGGCCGCGTTGGTCCCGAACAACCACCCGGACGTCGCGTCGGCGGCCGGTCAGCAGGCGTTGCGCGACCTCGTGGACACCCGGTTCTCCTTGCGGTACCTGCGTTCCACGCCCGACGGCAAGACGTGCGTCGTGGTCGCCGACCAGGTGCCCGCGAACAGCCTCGACCCCGGCGGCCTGACCGTGCGCGAGGTGCTGATGCGCGCGCACGGCAAGCTCGGCAACGTGTGGCGGGAAGCCCTCACCACGGCCGCCGGCCTGACCCGTCGCGAGGCCAAGGACCGGATCGGCGACCACGACGACCTCGACCTGCGCCTGATCGACCTGCCGAGGCACCGGATCACGGCACTGCTGCCGGTGGTCCGACGGTCGGCCGCCGGCGAAGGCTGA
- a CDS encoding IclR family transcriptional regulator: protein MGGSSDVPALRRGLAVLRLLAGRPGPLSAAAVARELGLPRSTTYHLLAELTEAGFATHFPEERRYGLGVAAFELGSAYLRHDPLERLARPLLRRLVDTVDQPAHLGVLHGAEALYLLREQPQRPTTIVSDVGVRLPAHLTASGRAMLGRLPAAQVRALFPGTAAFVDRTGRGPHDLPSLRRLLTRERRQGWAVEDGYVTAGFASVAAPVFDHGERPIAAITVTFRHVCDDGCAATWPELAAPVRAAAEELTARIGGRAT, encoded by the coding sequence ATGGGCGGCAGCAGCGACGTACCGGCTCTGCGCCGGGGCCTGGCGGTGCTGCGCCTGCTGGCCGGGCGGCCGGGGCCGCTGTCGGCGGCGGCCGTGGCGCGGGAACTGGGCCTGCCCCGGTCGACGACCTACCACCTGCTGGCCGAGCTGACCGAGGCCGGGTTCGCCACGCACTTCCCCGAGGAGCGGCGGTACGGCCTGGGCGTGGCCGCGTTCGAACTCGGGTCGGCCTACCTGCGGCACGACCCGCTGGAACGGCTGGCGCGGCCGTTGCTGCGGCGGCTCGTGGACACCGTCGACCAGCCCGCGCACCTGGGCGTGTTGCACGGCGCCGAGGCCCTCTACCTGCTGCGCGAGCAGCCGCAGCGGCCGACCACGATCGTCTCCGACGTCGGCGTCCGGCTGCCCGCACACCTGACCGCGTCCGGTCGGGCGATGCTGGGCCGGCTGCCGGCCGCGCAGGTCCGGGCGCTGTTCCCGGGCACGGCGGCGTTCGTCGATCGGACCGGGCGTGGGCCGCACGACCTGCCGTCGTTGCGCCGGCTGCTGACGCGGGAACGCCGCCAGGGCTGGGCGGTCGAGGACGGGTACGTCACCGCCGGGTTCGCCTCGGTCGCGGCGCCGGTCTTCGACCACGGCGAACGGCCCATCGCGGCGATCACGGTGACGTTCCGGCACGTCTGCGACGACGGGTGCGCGGCGACCTGGCCGGAGCTGGCGGCACCGGTGCGCGCGGCGGCCGAGGAGTTGACGGCCAGGATCGGCGGGCGGGCAACCTAG
- a CDS encoding ABC transporter substrate-binding protein, which translates to MKRTMAVIVTAAALLVSACGSKEDLSGASQQTASGGGEVVVGSADFTENKILAEIYAGALRTTGANVTVKSGIGARELVVKALQDKSLGVVPEYTGNLLNYFDKANTTTESAEVYTALKAKTPAGLEVLEKAEAEDKDALVVTKETAAGGVKSIADLGDGKYVLGAAGEWAQRWQTKIKDVYGVSFKEIKTTDAGGPVTVDALKNGSAQVVNLYTTSADIAANGFVALEDPKSLYPAQNVVPLLRSDAVDAKGKEALNKVSKGLTTAKLADLVKKVDVDKESVAKVAASFLASL; encoded by the coding sequence ATGAAGCGCACGATGGCCGTGATCGTCACGGCGGCGGCACTGCTGGTGTCCGCGTGCGGGTCCAAGGAGGACCTGAGCGGGGCGAGTCAGCAGACCGCGTCCGGTGGCGGTGAGGTCGTGGTCGGTTCGGCCGACTTCACCGAGAACAAGATCCTCGCCGAGATCTACGCGGGCGCGCTGCGGACGACCGGTGCCAACGTCACGGTCAAGTCCGGGATCGGCGCCCGCGAGCTGGTCGTGAAGGCGTTGCAGGACAAGTCGCTGGGCGTGGTGCCGGAGTACACCGGCAACCTGCTCAACTACTTCGACAAGGCCAACACCACGACCGAGTCGGCCGAGGTGTACACGGCGCTCAAGGCCAAGACCCCGGCGGGTCTGGAGGTCCTGGAGAAGGCCGAGGCCGAGGACAAGGACGCGTTGGTCGTCACCAAGGAGACGGCCGCCGGCGGCGTGAAGTCGATCGCCGACCTCGGCGACGGCAAGTACGTGCTGGGCGCGGCGGGCGAGTGGGCGCAGCGCTGGCAGACCAAGATCAAGGACGTCTACGGCGTCTCGTTCAAGGAGATCAAGACGACCGACGCCGGCGGCCCGGTGACCGTCGACGCGCTGAAGAACGGTTCGGCGCAGGTCGTCAACCTTTACACCACGTCCGCGGACATCGCGGCGAACGGCTTCGTGGCGCTGGAGGACCCGAAGAGCCTCTACCCGGCGCAGAACGTCGTGCCGCTGCTGCGGTCCGACGCCGTCGACGCCAAGGGCAAGGAGGCGTTGAACAAGGTGTCCAAGGGGCTCACCACGGCGAAGCTCGCCGACCTGGTCAAGAAGGTCGACGTGGACAAGGAGAGCGTGGCGAAGGTGGCCGCGTCGTTCCTCGCGAGCCTGTAG
- the hutH gene encoding histidine ammonia-lyase encodes MQRPVHLGTEPPSRNDVVAVARGSATVELADSARGAVSAARAHVERLATAVEPTYGVSTGFGALAVRHIPPDRRAALQQSLVRSHAAGAGDEVEREVVRALVFLRLKTLASGHTGVRLETVEAMAAMLNAGITPIVHEYGSLGCSGDLAPLSAAALALTGEGLVRDADNVLLPAAQALAEAGIKPVALAEKEGLALINGTDGMLGMLVLALRDLRGLLDVADLTAAMSVEALLGTDKVFAADLHALRPHPGQGLSAQRMFGFLSGSEIVESHRGPHCTRVQDAYSLRCSPQVHGAARDTVAYAETVADRELAAAVDNPVVLADGRVESNGNFHGAPIAYVLDFLAIPVADVASIAERRTDRMLDVNRSHGLPPFLADDPGVDSGHMIAQYTQAALVSELKRLAVPASVDSIPSSAMQEDHVSMGWSAARKLRKSVDALRTVLAIELLTAARALDLRAPLKPAPATAAAVAKLREVVPGPGPDRHLAPEIAAAVDLIRSGAL; translated from the coding sequence ATGCAGCGACCCGTGCACCTGGGCACCGAGCCACCGAGCCGCAACGACGTCGTAGCCGTCGCGCGCGGCAGCGCGACCGTCGAACTCGCCGACTCGGCGCGCGGGGCGGTGTCCGCCGCCCGGGCGCACGTGGAACGCCTGGCCACCGCCGTCGAGCCCACCTACGGCGTGTCCACCGGCTTCGGCGCGCTCGCCGTCCGGCACATCCCGCCGGACCGGCGGGCCGCCCTCCAACAGTCCCTGGTCCGCTCGCACGCGGCCGGCGCCGGGGACGAGGTGGAACGCGAGGTCGTCCGGGCCCTGGTCTTCCTCCGGCTCAAGACCCTGGCCTCGGGCCACACGGGCGTGCGCCTGGAGACCGTCGAGGCCATGGCGGCGATGCTCAACGCGGGCATCACGCCGATCGTCCACGAGTACGGCTCGCTGGGCTGCTCGGGCGACCTCGCGCCGCTGTCCGCCGCCGCGCTGGCGCTGACCGGCGAAGGTCTCGTGCGGGACGCGGACAACGTGCTGCTCCCCGCCGCGCAAGCGCTTGCCGAGGCGGGCATCAAGCCCGTGGCCCTGGCCGAGAAGGAAGGGCTCGCGCTGATCAACGGCACGGACGGCATGCTCGGCATGCTCGTCCTGGCCCTGCGGGACCTGCGCGGCCTGCTCGACGTCGCCGACCTCACGGCCGCCATGAGCGTCGAGGCGCTGCTGGGCACCGACAAGGTCTTCGCGGCCGACCTGCACGCGTTGCGCCCGCACCCCGGGCAGGGACTGTCGGCCCAGCGCATGTTCGGGTTCCTGTCGGGCTCCGAGATCGTGGAGAGCCATCGGGGACCGCACTGCACGCGGGTCCAGGACGCGTACTCGCTGCGTTGCTCGCCCCAGGTCCACGGCGCGGCACGGGACACCGTCGCCTACGCCGAGACCGTGGCCGACCGTGAACTCGCCGCCGCCGTGGACAACCCGGTCGTGCTCGCGGACGGCCGGGTCGAGTCCAACGGCAACTTCCACGGCGCACCGATCGCCTACGTGCTGGACTTCCTCGCGATCCCGGTGGCGGACGTGGCCTCCATCGCCGAACGCCGCACCGACCGCATGCTCGACGTGAACCGCTCGCACGGGTTGCCGCCGTTCCTGGCCGACGACCCGGGCGTGGACTCCGGGCACATGATCGCCCAGTACACGCAGGCCGCGCTGGTCTCCGAACTCAAGCGCCTGGCGGTGCCCGCGTCCGTCGACTCGATCCCGTCGTCGGCGATGCAGGAGGACCACGTGTCCATGGGCTGGTCGGCGGCGCGCAAGCTGCGCAAGTCGGTCGACGCGCTGCGGACCGTGCTCGCGATCGAATTGCTCACGGCCGCCCGCGCGCTCGACCTGCGGGCACCGCTCAAGCCCGCGCCCGCGACCGCCGCCGCCGTCGCGAAACTCCGCGAGGTCGTGCCGGGTCCCGGTCCGGACCGGCACCTCGCGCCCGAGATCGCCGCCGCCGTCGACCTGATCCGAAGTGGAGCCCTGTGA
- the hutU gene encoding urocanate hydratase gives MVKAARGTELTARSWQTEAALRMFHNNLDPDVAERPDDLVVYGGTGKAARDWPSFDAISRELARLADDETLLVQSGRPVGVMRTHEWAPRVLIANSNLVPDWANWPEFRRLESAGLTMYGQMTAGSWIYIGTQGILQGTYETFAAVANKRFGGTLRGTLTVTAGLGGMGGAQPLAVTMNEGVALCIEVDPDRARRRVETRYLDEVADDLDDAIARVLKAKQDGRALSVGVIGNAAEILPELLRREVPVDVVTDQTSAHDPLAYLPKGVALEDWADYAAKKPDEFTDRSRESMADHVEAMVGFQDRGAEVFDYGNSIRGEAKLAGYVRAFDFPGFVPAYIRPLFCAGKGPFRWAALSGDPADIAKTDRAILELFPENEQLARWIRLAGERVEFQGLPARICWLGYGERHLAGLKFNEMVASGELSAPIVIGRDHLDCGSVASPYRETEGMIDGSDAIADWPLLNALVNTASGATWVSLHHGGGVGIGRSIHAGQVTVADGTPLAAQKIERVLTNDPAMGVIRHVDAGYPEAVEVAAERNVPIPMAAE, from the coding sequence ATGGTGAAAGCCGCTCGCGGTACCGAGTTGACCGCCCGCAGCTGGCAGACCGAGGCCGCGTTGCGGATGTTCCACAACAACCTGGACCCGGACGTGGCCGAACGCCCCGACGACCTGGTCGTCTACGGCGGCACGGGCAAGGCCGCGCGGGACTGGCCGTCGTTCGACGCCATCAGCCGCGAACTCGCCCGGCTCGCCGACGACGAGACGCTGCTCGTGCAGTCGGGCCGGCCGGTCGGCGTGATGCGCACCCACGAGTGGGCGCCGCGCGTGCTGATCGCCAACTCGAACCTGGTGCCGGACTGGGCGAACTGGCCCGAGTTCCGCCGCCTGGAGTCCGCCGGGCTGACCATGTACGGGCAGATGACGGCCGGGTCGTGGATCTACATCGGTACCCAGGGCATCCTCCAGGGCACGTACGAGACGTTCGCGGCCGTGGCGAACAAGCGGTTCGGCGGCACGTTGCGCGGCACGCTCACCGTCACGGCGGGCCTGGGCGGCATGGGCGGCGCGCAGCCGTTGGCCGTGACCATGAACGAGGGCGTGGCGCTCTGCATCGAGGTCGACCCCGACCGGGCACGGCGGCGCGTGGAGACCCGCTACCTCGACGAGGTCGCGGACGACCTGGACGACGCGATCGCCCGCGTGCTCAAGGCGAAGCAGGACGGCCGGGCGCTGTCCGTGGGCGTGATCGGCAACGCCGCCGAGATCCTGCCCGAGCTGCTGCGCCGCGAGGTGCCCGTGGACGTCGTCACCGACCAGACCTCCGCGCACGACCCGCTGGCGTACCTGCCCAAGGGCGTGGCGCTGGAGGACTGGGCCGACTACGCGGCCAAGAAGCCGGACGAGTTCACCGACCGGTCGCGCGAGTCGATGGCCGACCACGTCGAGGCCATGGTCGGCTTCCAGGACCGGGGCGCCGAGGTGTTCGACTACGGCAACTCGATCCGGGGCGAGGCCAAGCTCGCCGGGTACGTGCGGGCGTTCGACTTCCCCGGTTTCGTGCCCGCCTACATCCGGCCGTTGTTCTGCGCGGGCAAGGGCCCGTTCCGCTGGGCGGCGCTGTCCGGCGACCCGGCCGACATCGCGAAGACCGACCGGGCGATCCTGGAGCTGTTCCCGGAGAACGAGCAGCTCGCGCGGTGGATCCGGCTGGCCGGCGAACGCGTCGAGTTCCAGGGCCTGCCCGCGCGCATCTGCTGGCTGGGCTACGGCGAACGGCACCTCGCCGGGCTCAAGTTCAACGAGATGGTCGCGTCGGGCGAGCTGTCCGCGCCGATCGTCATCGGCCGCGACCACCTCGACTGCGGTTCGGTCGCCTCGCCCTACCGGGAGACCGAGGGCATGATCGACGGCTCCGACGCGATCGCGGACTGGCCGCTGCTCAACGCCCTGGTCAACACCGCGTCCGGCGCGACCTGGGTGTCGCTGCACCACGGCGGTGGCGTGGGCATCGGCCGGTCGATCCACGCCGGCCAGGTCACGGTCGCCGACGGGACGCCGTTGGCCGCCCAGAAGATCGAACGCGTCCTCACCAACGACCCGGCCATGGGCGTGATCCGGCACGTGGACGCCGGGTACCCCGAGGCCGTCGAGGTCGCCGCCGAGCGGAACGTGCCGATCCCGATGGCCGCCGAGTGA
- a CDS encoding ABC transporter ATP-binding protein, whose protein sequence is MIEFRDVTKRFDDGTTAVDGLDLVVEAGTITVFVGPSGCGKTTSLRMVNRMIDPTSGTVLVDGRDVLGVDPPKLRRGIGYVIQQAGLFPHRTVLDNVATVPLLSGWDKRKARARAAELLELVGLPAEFGKRYPVQLSGGQQQRVGVARALAADPPVLLMDEPFSAVDPVVREGLQDELLRLQAELDKTIVFVTHDIDEAVRIGEKVAVFREGGVLAQYAPPAELLTHPADDFVANFVGKDRGYRGLSFVESDGVEVAPPPTSGWQVVVDEANRPRGWRAPDGVEVSGGSLYRLGDPVRGALDAALSSPSGLGVVVDADGALAGVVTAHQVVEAIERGRRG, encoded by the coding sequence GTGATCGAGTTCCGCGACGTGACCAAGCGGTTCGACGACGGCACGACGGCGGTCGACGGCCTGGACCTCGTGGTGGAGGCGGGCACGATCACCGTCTTCGTCGGACCGTCCGGCTGCGGCAAGACGACCTCGCTGCGCATGGTCAACCGCATGATCGACCCGACCTCCGGCACGGTGCTCGTCGACGGCCGCGACGTGCTCGGCGTCGATCCGCCGAAGTTGCGGCGCGGCATCGGCTACGTGATCCAGCAGGCCGGGCTGTTCCCGCACCGCACCGTGCTCGACAACGTGGCGACCGTGCCGCTGCTGTCCGGGTGGGACAAGCGCAAGGCGCGGGCGCGTGCGGCGGAACTGCTCGAACTCGTCGGTCTGCCGGCGGAGTTCGGCAAGCGCTACCCCGTGCAGCTCTCGGGCGGTCAGCAGCAACGCGTCGGCGTGGCCCGCGCGTTGGCCGCCGACCCGCCGGTGCTGCTGATGGACGAACCGTTCAGCGCGGTCGACCCGGTGGTCCGCGAGGGGCTCCAGGACGAGTTGCTGCGCCTGCAGGCCGAACTCGACAAGACGATCGTGTTCGTGACGCACGACATCGACGAGGCCGTGCGCATCGGCGAGAAGGTGGCGGTGTTCCGCGAGGGCGGCGTGCTCGCCCAGTACGCGCCGCCCGCCGAGCTGCTCACGCACCCGGCGGACGACTTCGTGGCGAACTTCGTCGGCAAGGACCGCGGCTACCGGGGACTGTCCTTTGTGGAGTCCGATGGGGTCGAGGTCGCGCCGCCGCCCACGAGCGGCTGGCAGGTCGTCGTCGACGAGGCGAACCGGCCGCGCGGCTGGCGGGCGCCGGACGGCGTCGAGGTGTCCGGCGGGTCGCTGTACCGGCTGGGAGACCCGGTGCGCGGCGCGCTCGACGCGGCCCTGTCGTCGCCGTCCGGGCTCGGCGTCGTGGTCGACGCGGACGGTGCGCTCGCGGGCGTGGTGACCGCGCACCAGGTGGTCGAGGCGATCGAGCGGGGCCGCCGTGGGTGA
- a CDS encoding SigE family RNA polymerase sigma factor — MTFEEFAVQQATPLLRYATVLTGDPHLAQDVVQEVLLRAQQRWARISAVDSPGAYVKRMVTNEFLSWRRRRQFHLTLDDASHAADPTTSLDDRDALLGLVGRLPRKQRAALVLRYFEDWDDVEIAAALGCSEVTVRSHISRALATLRAADLVKEST, encoded by the coding sequence ATGACCTTCGAGGAGTTCGCGGTACAGCAGGCGACACCGCTGCTCCGCTACGCCACGGTGTTGACCGGCGACCCGCATCTGGCACAGGACGTCGTGCAGGAGGTGCTGCTGCGCGCGCAGCAGCGGTGGGCGCGGATCTCGGCGGTGGACTCGCCCGGCGCTTACGTCAAGCGCATGGTCACCAACGAGTTCCTGTCGTGGCGTCGGCGGCGGCAGTTCCACCTGACCCTGGACGACGCGTCGCACGCGGCCGACCCGACCACGTCCCTCGACGACCGGGACGCGCTGTTGGGCCTGGTCGGGCGGTTGCCGCGCAAACAGCGGGCCGCGCTCGTCCTGCGCTACTTCGAGGACTGGGACGACGTCGAGATCGCCGCGGCCCTGGGCTGCTCCGAGGTCACGGTCCGCAGCCACATCTCCCGCGCGCTCGCCACGCTGCGCGCGGCCGACCTCGTGAAGGAGTCGACGTGA
- a CDS encoding ABC transporter permease, which yields MFADAFAWLVDPTNWSGSKSIPVRVGIHLLYCLGGVLGAAVIAVPLGLYVGHTGRGGVLLVGTGNALRALPTLGLVTFLYLVLGGGTAGVLVGLVVLAIPPVLAGAYAGVQGVDRGVVDAARGMGMTGAQRLWKVEVPNALPLLIAGLRNATLQVVATASVAAFIGIETLGRPLLDGLRVLDYGQFVGGAILIAVLAVVLDALLALVGRFVVPRGLRLSAQPKRRRKTASVKVGGSTA from the coding sequence ATCTTCGCGGACGCGTTCGCGTGGCTGGTCGACCCGACCAACTGGTCGGGCTCGAAGTCGATCCCGGTGCGGGTGGGCATCCACCTGCTGTACTGCCTGGGCGGGGTGCTCGGCGCGGCCGTGATCGCCGTGCCGCTGGGCCTCTACGTGGGGCACACCGGGCGCGGTGGCGTGCTGCTGGTCGGCACCGGCAACGCGTTGCGCGCGCTGCCCACGCTGGGCCTGGTCACGTTCCTGTACCTGGTCCTGGGCGGCGGGACGGCCGGTGTGCTCGTCGGCCTGGTCGTGCTCGCGATCCCGCCCGTGCTGGCCGGCGCGTACGCGGGCGTGCAGGGCGTGGACCGGGGTGTGGTCGACGCCGCGCGCGGCATGGGCATGACCGGCGCGCAACGCCTGTGGAAGGTCGAGGTGCCCAACGCGTTGCCGCTGCTGATCGCCGGTCTGCGCAACGCCACGCTCCAGGTCGTCGCGACCGCGTCGGTCGCGGCGTTCATCGGCATCGAGACGCTGGGCCGCCCGCTGCTGGACGGCCTGCGCGTGCTGGACTACGGGCAGTTCGTGGGCGGCGCGATCCTGATCGCGGTGCTCGCGGTCGTCCTCGACGCGCTGCTCGCGCTGGTGGGCCGCTTCGTCGTGCCCAGGGGTCTGCGGCTGTCCGCACAGCCGAAGCGCCGCCGGAAGACGGCATCCGTCAAAGTAGGAGGAAGTACGGCATGA